One segment of Thermodesulfovibrio sp. 3907-1M DNA contains the following:
- a CDS encoding universal stress protein produces the protein MYKKVLVEIDEGITASVSARYALKFAKLNNASLYLCFIHKKDAKFEKAETILKRVFIEAEKNNLKAECIIKEGERFAQLKDIIKKEKIDIAFLLSDDFKRLSKLPCSVAVVKIINMGKITPKRILFILRGRLDYLKEKTDFIMNISKIFHVKVFIIYFGKDKNIEKIFSSLRKHDIKIESKVLPKFSYKLGMFQSLSKKVELLVVEQKRAGFLGIFKPDSVSKLIENPPCNLIVFKPYHKK, from the coding sequence ATGTATAAAAAAGTTCTTGTAGAGATTGATGAAGGTATTACTGCTTCAGTTTCTGCCCGTTATGCTTTGAAGTTTGCAAAGTTAAATAATGCCTCACTTTATCTATGTTTTATTCATAAAAAGGATGCAAAGTTTGAAAAAGCTGAGACTATATTGAAAAGAGTTTTCATTGAAGCAGAAAAAAACAATCTCAAAGCTGAATGCATTATAAAAGAAGGAGAAAGGTTTGCGCAACTGAAAGATATTATAAAAAAAGAAAAAATTGACATTGCTTTTTTACTCTCCGATGATTTTAAAAGACTCTCAAAACTTCCATGCTCAGTAGCTGTTGTAAAGATTATAAACATGGGTAAAATCACTCCCAAGAGAATTCTCTTCATTCTAAGAGGGAGGCTTGATTATTTAAAAGAGAAAACAGATTTTATAATGAATATTTCAAAGATTTTTCATGTAAAGGTCTTTATCATTTATTTTGGAAAGGATAAAAATATTGAGAAAATTTTTTCATCTTTAAGAAAGCATGATATAAAGATCGAAAGCAAAGTCTTGCCAAAATTTTCTTATAAACTTGGGATGTTTCAGTCTCTTTCAAAAAAAGTTGAGCTTCTTGTTGTTGAGCAAAAAAGAGCAGGATTTCTTGGAATTTTCAAGCCCGATTCAGTAAGTAAATTAATTGAAAACCCACCTTGTAATTTAATTGTTTTCAAACCATACCATAAAAAATGA
- a CDS encoding GGDEF domain-containing protein, translating to MKVKEIMSSCPITLNLSNKIQELLKLYLKHTIGSVVIVDDNKRPFQIITLRDLPKIFFFQPPPENISELLKKLNKEQNQLITIFSENSLNTALYMMKQFNISHLPVVDKNRKLSGILSLKDIIKKFPEIVYIDPLTETHNRGYLNFLKTKLKRLKSPTAILMIDLDNFKNINDMYGHPTGDIVLKKVAQTLRNNIKTTDELIRYGGEEFVIIAYRCGFIESKNLGERLRKSIKKIKLKNMPEITITASIGIASYNPEKEISEIIEQADRAMYKAKKLGKDRVEFYNN from the coding sequence ATGAAAGTTAAAGAAATAATGAGTTCTTGTCCTATCACTTTAAACCTTTCTAATAAAATTCAAGAGTTATTAAAGCTATACTTAAAGCATACAATAGGAAGTGTTGTTATTGTAGATGATAATAAAAGACCTTTCCAAATCATAACTTTACGAGATTTACCAAAAATATTTTTTTTTCAGCCCCCTCCTGAAAACATCTCTGAACTATTAAAAAAATTAAATAAAGAGCAAAATCAGTTAATTACTATTTTCTCTGAAAACTCTTTAAATACCGCTCTCTATATGATGAAACAATTTAATATAAGTCATTTACCTGTTGTTGATAAAAACAGAAAATTATCAGGAATTTTAAGCTTGAAAGATATAATAAAAAAATTTCCAGAAATTGTTTATATAGATCCTCTTACAGAGACTCATAATAGAGGTTATTTGAATTTTTTAAAAACTAAACTCAAAAGATTAAAAAGTCCCACTGCTATTTTGATGATTGATTTAGACAATTTTAAAAATATAAACGATATGTATGGACATCCAACAGGTGACATTGTTCTCAAAAAAGTTGCCCAGACTTTAAGAAATAATATCAAAACTACCGATGAATTAATAAGATACGGAGGAGAAGAATTTGTTATTATAGCTTATAGATGTGGCTTTATAGAAAGTAAAAATTTAGGGGAAAGACTAAGAAAAAGCATTAAAAAAATAAAACTTAAAAACATGCCTGAAATTACAATTACTGCAAGCATAGGAATAGCATCTTATAATCCGGAAAAAGAAATCTCAGAAATTATAGAACAAGCCGACAGAGCAATGTATAAAGCTAAAAAACTCGGTAAAGATAGAGTGGAATTTTACAATAATTAA
- a CDS encoding cytochrome b/b6 domain-containing protein, giving the protein MKNKIKRHSVIELIEHWSIALSGIVLLFTGLGCLPLYKRYYITEIPGFAWTADFYNVTVVHYIASIVFVAGVIFHIFYHGLRKEFALLPKKGDLSQSIKVLAAMIGIGKEPPSDKYLPEQRIAYVGIGVVILILTVTGIIKILKNLQWIVLSPTVESINTLIHTLTGFLFMIAFIVHVGTVLLFKSNWPLLKSMLTGWIDEEYVKHRHSIWYEKIKMH; this is encoded by the coding sequence ATGAAAAATAAGATAAAAAGACACAGTGTCATTGAACTTATTGAACACTGGAGCATTGCCTTGTCTGGAATAGTTTTACTCTTTACAGGGCTTGGCTGTCTTCCTCTTTATAAAAGGTACTACATAACGGAAATTCCAGGATTTGCATGGACTGCTGATTTTTATAATGTCACTGTAGTTCATTATATTGCATCCATTGTTTTTGTGGCAGGGGTGATTTTTCACATCTTTTATCATGGATTGAGAAAAGAGTTTGCTCTTTTACCTAAAAAAGGAGATTTATCTCAAAGTATAAAAGTGCTTGCAGCAATGATAGGAATTGGTAAAGAGCCTCCTTCAGACAAGTATTTGCCTGAGCAGAGAATTGCCTATGTGGGAATTGGAGTAGTAATTTTAATCTTAACAGTAACAGGCATTATAAAAATTCTTAAAAATCTTCAATGGATTGTGCTTTCACCCACAGTGGAGTCAATAAATACTCTGATTCATACCCTTACTGGATTTTTATTTATGATAGCTTTCATTGTTCATGTAGGAACAGTTCTTTTATTTAAATCAAACTGGCCTCTTCTTAAAAGCATGTTAACAGGATGGATTGATGAAGAATATGTAAAACACAGGCATTCAATATGGTACGAAAAAATTAAGATGCACTGA
- a CDS encoding 4Fe-4S dicluster domain-containing protein, translating to MNISRRGFLALSGAICGSLILGNDVEAREGKYAMLVDLTKCDGCKDEPIPRCVKACRDYNKERFPEPEKPIQPYWPRKTYEDWSDKRGKIDTLTPYNWIFVQKVNIDGEELYIPRRCMHCDNPPCVRECPFGALTKQPEGNSVINDKLCFGGAKCRDVCPWHIPQRQAGVGIYLKILPKYAGGGVMYKCDLCKDKIKKGEEPACVVACRERLGQQAVFTFGERKTIYELAYRKAKEEGLYIYGDKQNGGTSTLYLSKIPFEKIDKALKKNKERFQMPVNVENKIESKFNPIGKLVLASGFLSAAVASIAAFSSKKPRKEEPNEK from the coding sequence ATGAATATATCAAGAAGAGGATTTTTAGCTCTGTCTGGAGCAATATGTGGCTCATTAATCCTGGGGAATGATGTAGAAGCACGGGAAGGTAAATATGCTATGCTCGTTGATCTTACAAAATGTGATGGATGTAAAGATGAACCCATTCCAAGATGTGTAAAAGCATGCAGAGATTACAACAAAGAAAGATTTCCAGAGCCTGAAAAACCGATTCAGCCATACTGGCCCAGAAAAACCTATGAAGACTGGTCTGACAAAAGAGGAAAAATTGACACTTTAACTCCCTATAACTGGATTTTTGTTCAGAAGGTTAATATTGATGGGGAAGAACTCTACATTCCAAGAAGATGTATGCACTGTGATAATCCGCCATGTGTTAGAGAATGCCCTTTTGGAGCACTTACAAAACAACCAGAAGGCAATTCTGTAATCAATGACAAACTCTGCTTTGGTGGAGCAAAATGCAGAGATGTGTGCCCATGGCATATTCCGCAAAGACAGGCTGGAGTCGGAATATATCTGAAAATTCTCCCCAAGTATGCAGGTGGTGGTGTTATGTATAAATGCGATTTATGTAAGGATAAAATAAAAAAAGGCGAAGAGCCAGCCTGTGTGGTTGCCTGTAGAGAAAGATTGGGACAGCAGGCAGTTTTTACATTTGGTGAGAGAAAAACCATTTATGAACTTGCATACAGGAAAGCTAAAGAAGAAGGACTTTACATTTACGGAGACAAACAAAATGGAGGCACTTCAACCCTTTATCTTTCAAAAATCCCATTTGAAAAAATAGATAAAGCATTAAAAAAGAATAAAGAGAGATTTCAGATGCCTGTAAATGTGGAAAATAAGATAGAATCGAAATTTAACCCCATTGGCAAACTGGTTCTGGCATCAGGATTTCTTTCAGCTGCTGTAGCCAGCATAGCAGCCTTCTCATCTAAAAAACCAAGAAAGGAGGAACCCAATGAAAAATAA
- a CDS encoding zinc ribbon domain-containing protein, producing MPFYEYKCKDCKLTFQVLKPVRKRNEPEKCPNCGSSQTERLISQFMSNTLSCNSFNYAGG from the coding sequence ATGCCTTTTTATGAGTATAAGTGTAAAGATTGCAAATTAACCTTTCAGGTTCTAAAACCTGTTCGCAAAAGAAACGAACCTGAGAAGTGTCCAAACTGCGGAAGCAGTCAAACAGAAAGATTAATCTCCCAATTTATGAGTAATACCCTATCCTGTAATTCCTTCAATTATGCAGGTGGTTGA
- a CDS encoding metal-sensitive transcriptional regulator: MEKDKTKLIQRFRRIEGQIRGLQRMIESGRACEEIITQFASINGALKSAGFLIVMYYLNDCLMRNADSVQNLEKEIEKVIKTYISSI, from the coding sequence ATGGAGAAAGATAAAACTAAACTTATCCAGAGATTTAGAAGAATTGAAGGGCAGATTAGAGGGCTTCAGAGAATGATAGAAAGCGGGAGAGCCTGTGAAGAGATTATAACCCAGTTTGCTTCAATTAATGGAGCTCTGAAAAGTGCTGGATTTTTAATTGTAATGTATTATCTTAATGATTGCTTAATGCGTAATGCCGATTCTGTGCAAAATCTTGAAAAGGAAATTGAAAAAGTTATTAAAACCTACATCTCTTCAATATAG